A window of the Kosakonia radicincitans DSM 16656 genome harbors these coding sequences:
- the hybO gene encoding hydrogenase 2 small subunit, giving the protein MAGDNLHLASQGVSRRDFMKLCAALAATMGLSGKAAAEMAEAISHPQRPPVVWIGAQECTGCTESLLRATHPTVENLVLETISLEYHEVLSAAFGHQAEENKHHALEQYKGQYVLVVDGSIPMKDGGIYCMVAGEPIVDHIRKAAENAAAIIAIGSCAAWGGVAAAGVNPTGAVSLQAVLPGKTVINIPGCPPNPQNFLATVAHLITFGKPPALDSKNRPAFAYGRLIHEHCERRPHFDAGRFAKEFGDAGHRQGWCLYHLGCKGPETWGNCSTLQFCDVGGAWPVAIGHPCYGCNEEGVGFHKGISQLAHVENPTPRAEKPDVQLKEGGTVSATAVGLLGGVVGLVAGVGVMTVRELGRQQKKNDADSQGE; this is encoded by the coding sequence ATGGCAGGAGATAATTTACATTTAGCATCCCAGGGTGTGAGTCGTCGTGATTTTATGAAGCTGTGTGCCGCGCTGGCGGCCACGATGGGACTGAGCGGAAAAGCGGCAGCAGAGATGGCAGAAGCCATCAGCCATCCGCAACGTCCTCCGGTTGTCTGGATTGGTGCGCAGGAGTGCACCGGATGTACCGAATCGTTGCTTCGCGCCACTCATCCCACCGTTGAAAACCTTGTGCTGGAAACCATTTCGCTGGAGTACCACGAAGTGCTTTCCGCCGCGTTCGGGCATCAGGCCGAAGAGAACAAACACCATGCGCTGGAGCAGTATAAAGGCCAGTACGTGCTGGTGGTTGACGGCTCTATTCCGATGAAAGACGGCGGCATTTACTGCATGGTGGCCGGCGAGCCTATTGTTGACCATATTCGTAAGGCGGCAGAAAACGCAGCCGCTATTATTGCGATCGGTTCCTGCGCCGCCTGGGGTGGTGTGGCGGCGGCAGGTGTGAATCCTACCGGCGCGGTCAGTTTGCAGGCGGTGCTGCCGGGGAAAACGGTGATTAATATTCCTGGCTGTCCGCCGAACCCACAGAATTTCCTTGCTACCGTGGCGCATCTCATCACCTTTGGCAAACCTCCGGCGCTGGACAGCAAAAACCGGCCCGCGTTTGCTTATGGGCGCTTGATCCATGAACACTGCGAACGCCGTCCGCACTTCGATGCCGGGCGTTTTGCGAAAGAGTTCGGCGATGCCGGGCACCGGCAGGGCTGGTGTCTTTATCACCTCGGCTGTAAAGGACCGGAAACCTGGGGCAACTGCTCGACGTTACAGTTCTGCGATGTCGGCGGCGCATGGCCAGTTGCTATTGGTCACCCTTGTTACGGCTGTAATGAAGAAGGCGTTGGCTTTCATAAAGGCATCTCTCAGCTTGCTCATGTCGAAAATCCAACACCGCGCGCTGAAAAACCTGACGTGCAACTGAAAGAGGGCGGCACGGTGTCAGCAACGGCCGTCGGTCTGCTGGGTGGCGTAGTCGGTCTGGTGGCGGGCGTTGGCGTGATGACGGTGCGCGAGCTGGGACGGCAACAGAAGAAAAACGACGCTGATTCGCAGGGAGAATAG
- the hybA gene encoding hydrogenase 2 operon protein HybA, whose product MNRRDFLKVASGGALLVGGSSASFAAAQNRPPIPGALGMLYDSTLCVGCQACVSRCQAINSPVPNPQGEQTWSNNDKLSPYTNNIIQVWHSGNGQNKDQTENGYAYIKKQCMHCVDANCVSVCPVQALKKDAVTGIVHYNPDVCTGCRYCMVACPFDVPKYDYDNPFGQIHKCQLCNQKGVERLDKGELPGCVEVCPAGAVIYGTREELLAEAKKRLTLKPGSEYRYPRQTLHADDVYLHDVPHYYPHLYGEKEGGGTQVLVLTGVPYTDLGLPALDSLATGARSEHVQHTVYKGMMLPLAVLAGLTALVRRNTKAHHEEDDHES is encoded by the coding sequence GTGAACAGACGTGATTTTCTCAAAGTAGCGTCCGGCGGGGCGCTGCTGGTGGGGGGATCGTCCGCCAGTTTTGCTGCTGCGCAAAACCGGCCGCCGATCCCCGGAGCGCTGGGAATGCTATATGACTCGACGCTCTGTGTCGGCTGCCAGGCCTGCGTCTCACGCTGCCAGGCGATCAACTCGCCGGTGCCTAATCCGCAGGGTGAACAAACCTGGTCGAACAACGACAAACTCTCTCCGTATACCAACAACATTATTCAGGTCTGGCACAGCGGTAACGGGCAAAACAAAGACCAGACCGAAAATGGCTATGCCTACATCAAAAAGCAGTGCATGCACTGTGTGGATGCCAACTGCGTGTCGGTCTGCCCGGTACAGGCGCTGAAGAAAGACGCTGTCACCGGCATTGTTCATTACAACCCGGATGTCTGTACCGGCTGCCGCTACTGTATGGTCGCCTGTCCTTTCGACGTGCCGAAATATGATTACGACAACCCGTTCGGCCAGATCCACAAATGCCAGCTCTGCAATCAGAAAGGCGTCGAACGTCTTGATAAAGGCGAGCTTCCCGGCTGCGTGGAAGTTTGCCCGGCAGGGGCGGTGATTTACGGCACCCGCGAGGAGTTACTGGCCGAAGCCAAAAAACGCCTCACGCTGAAGCCGGGTTCCGAATATCGCTATCCCCGCCAGACGCTGCATGCCGACGATGTTTACCTTCACGATGTCCCGCACTATTACCCGCACTTGTACGGCGAGAAAGAGGGCGGCGGCACACAGGTGCTGGTGCTGACAGGCGTGCCTTATACGGATCTTGGTTTACCGGCGCTGGACTCCCTGGCGACCGGCGCGCGATCCGAACACGTTCAGCATACGGTGTACAAAGGCATGATGTTGCCGCTGGCGGTGCTGGCAGGTCTGACGGCGCTGGTACGGCGTAATACAAAGGCGCACCACGAGGAGGATGACCATGAGTCATGA
- the hybB gene encoding Ni/Fe-hydrogenase cytochrome b subunit — protein MSHDPQAMGGKLLSKPVLLFAPLIVLCAIFILKRLIFGLGSVSDLNGGYPWGIWIAFDLLIGTGFACGGWALAWAVYVFNRGDYHPLVRPALLCSLFGYSLGGLSITIDVGRYWNLPYFYIPGYFNVNSVLFETAVCMTIYIGVMALEFAPALLERLGWKVSLRRLNKVMFFIIALGALLPTMHQSSMGSLMIAAGYKVYPLWQSYEMLPLFSLLTAFIMGFSIVIFEGSLMQASLRGNGPDEKRLFNKLMGVLSVLLALFLLLRVGEISWRGKWHYAFAGDFYSLIFWLELALLAFPLLALRVSRWRNDSRVLFLAALSMLLGCALWRLSYSLLAFNPGNGYGYFPTWEELMISIGFVAIEVCAYILLIRLLPIIPPLKTSARHEASEA, from the coding sequence ATGAGTCATGATCCACAAGCCATGGGCGGTAAGCTGCTGAGCAAACCTGTGCTACTGTTCGCCCCGCTGATCGTGCTGTGCGCGATCTTTATTCTCAAGCGTCTGATCTTCGGCCTTGGATCGGTCTCCGATCTGAACGGCGGTTATCCGTGGGGGATCTGGATCGCCTTCGACCTGCTGATCGGCACCGGTTTTGCCTGCGGCGGCTGGGCGCTGGCGTGGGCGGTCTATGTCTTCAACCGCGGCGATTACCATCCGCTGGTACGTCCGGCGCTGTTGTGCAGCCTGTTCGGTTACTCGCTGGGTGGGTTATCCATCACTATCGATGTTGGCCGTTACTGGAATCTGCCGTATTTCTATATTCCCGGATACTTCAACGTCAATTCGGTGCTGTTCGAAACGGCAGTCTGTATGACCATCTATATCGGCGTGATGGCGCTGGAATTTGCGCCTGCGCTGCTGGAAAGGCTGGGCTGGAAGGTCTCGCTGCGCCGTCTAAACAAGGTGATGTTTTTTATCATCGCCCTTGGCGCGCTGCTGCCGACGATGCACCAGTCATCGATGGGATCGCTGATGATTGCCGCCGGATACAAAGTCTATCCGCTGTGGCAAAGCTACGAAATGCTGCCGCTCTTCTCACTGCTGACTGCTTTTATTATGGGCTTTTCGATCGTTATCTTTGAAGGCTCCTTAATGCAGGCCAGCCTGCGCGGCAACGGCCCGGATGAGAAGCGCCTGTTCAATAAACTGATGGGCGTGCTAAGCGTCCTGCTGGCGCTGTTCCTGCTGCTGCGCGTCGGTGAAATCAGCTGGCGCGGCAAGTGGCATTACGCATTCGCCGGGGATTTTTACAGCCTGATATTCTGGCTGGAACTGGCACTGCTGGCTTTCCCGCTGCTGGCACTGCGCGTTTCCCGCTGGCGCAATGATTCCCGCGTTCTGTTCCTGGCCGCGCTCAGCATGCTGTTAGGCTGCGCGCTGTGGCGACTCTCCTATTCGCTGCTGGCGTTCAATCCCGGCAACGGATACGGCTACTTCCCGACCTGGGAGGAGCTGATGATCTCTATTGGTTTTGTGGCAATTGAAGTCTGTGCATACATCTTACTCATACGTCTGTTGCCGATTATTCCTCCGTTAAAAACATCTGCGCGACATGAGGCGAGCGAAGCATGA
- the hybC gene encoding hydrogenase 2 large subunit, with amino-acid sequence MSQRITIDPVTRIEGHLRIDCEIENGVVSKAWSSGTMWRGMEEIVKDRDPRDAWIIMQRICGVCTTIHAIASVRAVESALKVNVPLNAQYIRNIILAAHSIHDHIVHFYQLSALDWVDITSALQADPAKAAALLKGISDWPLNSEGEFKAVQDKIKALVASGQLGIFANGYWGHPAMKLPPEVNLIAVAHYLQALECQRDANRIVALLGGKSPHIQNLAVGGVANPINLDGIEVLNLERLMYLKSFIDRLEGFIEQVYKVDTAVIAAFYPEWLSLGKGAVNYLSTPEFPTDAKNGSFLFAGGYIENADLSTFRAITTGDDPFMVKGIQESAKHAWYKDEAPQEPWQGTTLPQYTGWQEEGKYSWVKSPTFYGKTVEVGPLANMLCKLAAKHETTATKLNDIVAIYQKLTGKTIGVAQLHSTLGRIIGRTVHACELHGVLQNQYQALIDNIGKGDMQTYAKTDIPQSGEFKGVGFLEAPRGMLSHWVVIKDGKIANYQAVVPSTWNAGPRNFNDDAGPYELSLVGTPVADVQKPLEVVRTVHSFDPCMSCAVHVLDADGNDVVSVKVL; translated from the coding sequence ATGAGTCAACGTATCACCATCGATCCGGTGACCCGCATTGAGGGTCATTTACGCATTGATTGCGAAATTGAAAACGGCGTTGTATCAAAGGCCTGGTCATCGGGCACCATGTGGCGCGGAATGGAAGAGATTGTGAAGGATCGCGATCCGCGCGATGCCTGGATCATCATGCAGCGTATTTGTGGTGTTTGTACCACCATTCACGCGATCGCCTCGGTGCGGGCAGTAGAAAGTGCGCTGAAGGTTAATGTGCCGCTGAATGCGCAGTACATCCGCAATATCATTCTTGCCGCGCACTCGATCCACGATCACATCGTCCACTTCTATCAGCTTTCAGCGCTCGACTGGGTGGATATCACCTCGGCATTGCAGGCCGATCCGGCAAAAGCCGCCGCGCTGCTGAAAGGGATCTCTGACTGGCCGCTGAACAGCGAAGGCGAGTTCAAAGCGGTGCAGGATAAGATCAAAGCGCTGGTTGCCAGCGGCCAGTTGGGTATTTTTGCCAACGGTTACTGGGGACATCCGGCAATGAAGTTACCGCCGGAAGTGAACCTGATAGCCGTCGCACACTACCTGCAGGCGCTGGAGTGCCAGCGCGATGCTAACCGCATTGTGGCGCTGCTCGGCGGCAAGTCACCGCATATCCAGAATCTGGCGGTCGGCGGTGTCGCCAACCCGATCAATCTCGACGGTATTGAAGTGCTGAACCTTGAACGCCTGATGTACCTGAAGTCGTTTATCGATCGCCTCGAAGGCTTTATTGAACAGGTTTATAAAGTCGATACCGCTGTCATTGCTGCGTTCTATCCCGAGTGGTTGTCGCTCGGCAAAGGTGCGGTAAATTACCTCAGTACGCCGGAATTCCCCACCGATGCGAAAAATGGCAGCTTCCTGTTCGCTGGCGGGTACATTGAAAACGCCGATCTCAGCACCTTCCGGGCGATCACCACCGGTGACGATCCCTTTATGGTGAAAGGGATCCAGGAGAGCGCAAAACACGCCTGGTACAAAGACGAGGCGCCACAGGAGCCGTGGCAGGGCACGACATTACCGCAGTACACCGGTTGGCAGGAAGAGGGCAAATATTCCTGGGTGAAATCGCCTACCTTTTACGGCAAAACGGTGGAGGTTGGTCCGCTGGCTAATATGCTCTGCAAACTGGCGGCGAAGCACGAAACCACAGCGACGAAGCTGAATGATATTGTCGCTATCTACCAGAAACTGACCGGCAAAACGATCGGCGTGGCGCAGCTACATTCAACGCTGGGGCGCATTATTGGCCGCACCGTTCACGCCTGCGAACTGCACGGCGTGTTGCAAAATCAGTATCAGGCGCTGATCGATAATATCGGCAAAGGCGACATGCAAACCTATGCGAAAACCGACATTCCGCAGAGCGGCGAGTTTAAAGGCGTCGGCTTTCTGGAAGCGCCGCGCGGCATGCTTTCCCACTGGGTGGTGATCAAAGACGGTAAAATCGCGAACTATCAGGCGGTTGTACCCTCGACCTGGAATGCCGGGCCGCGCAACTTTAATGATGATGCCGGGCCGTACGAACTGTCGCTGGTGGGCACGCCGGTTGCGGACGTGCAAAAACCGCTGGAAGTGGTGCGCACCGTGCATTCGTTCGATCCCTGCATGTCCTGCGCAGTGCATGTGCTGGACGCGGATGGCAACGACGTTGTGTCGGTGAAGGTGCTGTGA
- a CDS encoding HyaD/HybD family hydrogenase maturation endopeptidase, translated as MSILVLGVGNILLTDEAIGVRVVEALAQRFHLPEEVEALDGGTAGMELLDAMANRDHLIIADAIVSRKSEPGRVIILRDDEVPTLFSNKISPHQLGLADVLSALRFTGEFPAKLTLIGVTPASLEPHIGMTPIVEASLDSALAAVIDALAESGVVLTPRETAHA; from the coding sequence ATGTCGATTTTAGTGCTGGGCGTCGGCAACATTTTATTGACCGACGAAGCGATTGGCGTACGGGTTGTGGAGGCGCTGGCGCAGCGCTTCCATCTGCCTGAAGAGGTTGAAGCGCTGGATGGCGGTACCGCCGGAATGGAATTGCTCGACGCGATGGCTAACCGCGATCACCTGATTATTGCCGACGCGATCGTCAGCCGGAAAAGCGAGCCTGGAAGGGTCATCATCCTGCGTGATGACGAAGTGCCGACGCTGTTCAGCAATAAAATTTCCCCGCACCAGTTGGGGCTGGCGGACGTACTGTCGGCACTGCGTTTTACCGGTGAGTTTCCGGCGAAACTGACGCTGATTGGCGTTACGCCAGCCTCGCTGGAGCCGCATATCGGCATGACGCCAATCGTGGAAGCCAGCCTTGATAGCGCGCTGGCGGCGGTGATTGATGCGTTGGCTGAATCCGGCGTTGTGCTGACGCCACGGGAGACTGCTCATGCATAA
- the hybE gene encoding hydrogenase-2 assembly chaperone: MHNDELPGFDVSPHREVQQAFKAIAAHEMQGLPFVHPQMDVYSTPFTLFENQWLGCVLTPWMLSLHIYPGPQQCWPVRRVSERLGLQLPYGEMTFSVGELPALGQYLSCSLMSPLTPDLSPQQGVQLADNCLKMALSLPVTDASLSRRALLFGQRGAQHA; the protein is encoded by the coding sequence ATGCATAATGATGAATTACCAGGATTTGACGTTTCGCCGCACCGCGAAGTGCAGCAGGCTTTTAAGGCGATTGCAGCCCATGAAATGCAGGGGCTGCCGTTTGTGCATCCGCAAATGGACGTGTACTCCACACCATTTACTCTGTTTGAAAACCAGTGGCTTGGCTGCGTGTTGACGCCGTGGATGCTGAGCTTGCACATCTATCCCGGCCCGCAGCAATGCTGGCCGGTGCGGCGCGTTAGCGAGCGGCTGGGGTTGCAACTGCCCTACGGCGAGATGACCTTTTCCGTTGGCGAATTACCGGCGCTGGGGCAGTACCTGAGTTGCTCCTTGATGTCGCCATTAACGCCCGATCTCAGTCCGCAACAGGGCGTACAACTGGCGGATAACTGCCTGAAGATGGCGCTCTCGCTACCAGTAACGGATGCCAGCTTGAGCCGCCGCGCGCTGCTGTTCGGCCAGCGAGGCGCGCAGCATGCATGA
- the hypA gene encoding hydrogenase maturation nickel metallochaperone HypA, with protein MHELSLCQNAVEIIEQQAKQHGAQRVTGVWLEIGALACIEESALRFGFDIACRDTLAQGCALHIIHKPAQAWCWNCSASVEITRHDECPRCHCPTLHIEHSDGVQIKSIEVE; from the coding sequence ATGCATGAGTTATCGCTGTGCCAGAATGCGGTGGAAATTATCGAACAGCAGGCGAAGCAGCATGGCGCGCAGCGCGTGACCGGCGTCTGGCTGGAAATCGGCGCGCTGGCCTGTATCGAAGAGAGCGCCCTGCGGTTCGGTTTCGATATTGCCTGTCGCGATACGCTGGCACAGGGGTGCGCGCTGCATATCATCCATAAACCCGCGCAAGCGTGGTGCTGGAACTGTAGCGCGTCGGTAGAGATCACCCGGCACGACGAGTGCCCGCGCTGTCACTGCCCGACGTTGCATATTGAGCACAGCGACGGCGTGCAGATCAAAAGTATTGAAGTGGAGTAA
- the hybG gene encoding hydrogenase maturation factor HybG yields MCIGVPGQVVAVGEDFHQLAQVDVCGVRRDVNIALVCEESPQQLLGQWVLVHVGFAMSIIDEQEALATLAALRQMESDELAAG; encoded by the coding sequence ATGTGTATAGGCGTACCGGGCCAGGTGGTGGCCGTTGGCGAAGATTTTCATCAACTGGCGCAGGTCGATGTGTGTGGTGTGCGTCGCGACGTTAATATCGCGCTGGTGTGCGAAGAATCGCCACAGCAATTGCTCGGCCAGTGGGTGCTGGTACATGTCGGTTTTGCTATGAGCATTATTGATGAGCAAGAGGCGCTGGCGACGCTTGCGGCGCTTCGGCAAATGGAGAGCGACGAGCTGGCGGCGGGATAA
- the yghU gene encoding glutathione-dependent disulfide-bond oxidoreductase produces the protein MSDNYQPPKVWTWDKSSGGAFANINRPVSGPTHDKTLPVGKHPLQLYSLGTPNGQKVTIMLEELLAKGVSEAEYDAWLIRIGEGDQFSSGFVDVNPNSKIPALRDHSTTPPTRVFESGAILLYLAEKFGHFLPKDPAGRTETLNWLFWLQGSAPFLGGGFGHFYNYAPVKIEYAINRFTMEAKRQLDVLDKQLANHKFIAGDEYTIADMAIWPWYGNVVLGNVYDAAEFLDAGSYKNVQRWAQEIFARPAVKRGRIVNRTFGAPNEQLHERHDASDFDTQTEDKRNA, from the coding sequence ATGTCAGACAACTACCAGCCACCGAAGGTCTGGACGTGGGATAAATCCAGCGGCGGCGCTTTCGCGAATATCAACCGCCCGGTTTCCGGCCCGACGCACGACAAAACATTGCCGGTGGGCAAACATCCGCTCCAGCTCTATTCGCTCGGCACGCCGAATGGTCAGAAAGTCACGATCATGCTGGAAGAACTGCTGGCAAAAGGGGTTAGCGAGGCGGAGTACGACGCCTGGCTGATTCGTATCGGCGAAGGGGATCAATTCTCCAGCGGTTTTGTCGACGTCAACCCGAACTCCAAAATCCCGGCGCTGCGCGATCACAGCACGACGCCGCCGACGCGCGTATTTGAATCCGGTGCCATCCTGCTGTATCTGGCAGAAAAATTCGGCCACTTCCTGCCAAAAGATCCGGCAGGACGCACAGAAACGTTGAACTGGTTGTTCTGGTTACAAGGCTCTGCGCCATTCCTCGGCGGCGGTTTTGGCCACTTCTACAACTATGCGCCGGTTAAAATTGAGTACGCCATCAACCGCTTTACCATGGAAGCCAAACGCCAGCTGGACGTGCTGGATAAACAACTGGCCAACCATAAATTCATCGCGGGTGATGAGTACACCATTGCCGATATGGCGATTTGGCCGTGGTACGGCAACGTGGTACTTGGCAATGTGTATGACGCCGCCGAATTCCTCGATGCGGGCAGCTACAAAAATGTGCAGCGCTGGGCACAGGAGATTTTCGCCCGCCCGGCAGTGAAACGCGGTCGCATCGTTAACCGTACGTTCGGCGCGCCGAACGAGCAGTTGCACGAGCGCCATGACGCCAGCGATTTCGATACGCAGACCGAAGATAAACGCAACGCCTAA
- a CDS encoding DsbA family protein: protein MSQQPLHAAPLSWGHGPRTFEIFIEPTCPFSVRAFNKLEALLETVGEENVTVKIRLQSQPWHLFSGVIVRCILAASTLPDGKNAAHKVLRAVADHREEFEFTDHCSGPNMDATPQQIIERIENYSGVKLADAFARPELQTEIKWHCKYARQNGIHVSPTFMVNGLVQADLGSGDDISVWAQRILA, encoded by the coding sequence ATGAGTCAACAACCTTTACATGCCGCACCGCTAAGCTGGGGCCACGGCCCCCGAACTTTCGAGATCTTTATCGAACCCACCTGCCCCTTCTCCGTCCGGGCGTTTAACAAACTGGAAGCGCTGTTAGAAACTGTCGGCGAAGAGAACGTGACGGTCAAAATTCGCCTGCAATCACAGCCCTGGCATCTCTTCTCTGGTGTGATTGTGCGCTGTATCCTCGCGGCTTCGACGCTACCCGATGGCAAAAACGCCGCGCATAAGGTACTGCGTGCAGTTGCCGATCATCGTGAAGAGTTTGAATTTACGGATCATTGCAGCGGCCCGAATATGGATGCCACACCGCAGCAGATTATTGAGCGCATTGAAAACTACAGTGGCGTGAAACTGGCAGACGCTTTTGCCCGTCCGGAGCTGCAAACCGAAATCAAATGGCACTGCAAATATGCGCGCCAGAACGGCATTCATGTTTCCCCAACTTTTATGGTCAATGGGCTGGTGCAGGCCGATCTTGGCAGCGGTGATGATATCAGTGTCTGGGCGCAGCGCATCCTTGCCTGA
- a CDS encoding iron ABC transporter substrate-binding protein → MKNRFLPFCSIALVISSVFAASAASAANNDDGIVVYNAQHENLTKSWVDEFTKETGIKVTLRNGGDTELGNQLVQEGKVSPADVFLTENSPAMTLVDNANLFAPLDADTLKQVPAQFRPAHGRWIGIAARSTVFVYNPTKISAAQLPASIMDLAKPEWKGRWAASPSGADFQAIVSAMLTLKGEKATLDWLKAMKTNFVPYKGNSTVLKAVNAGQIDGGVIYHYYYFVDQAKTGENSKNTQLYYFKHQDPGAFVSISGGGVLASSKHQKQAQAFIKWITGKTGQDMLRTNTAFEYAVGAGAASNAKLVPLNQLDAPKVEPSALNSKKVSELMTEAGLL, encoded by the coding sequence ATGAAGAATCGCTTTTTGCCGTTCTGTTCAATCGCACTGGTCATCTCTTCGGTTTTCGCCGCGTCTGCGGCATCTGCCGCCAATAACGACGACGGGATCGTGGTGTACAACGCGCAGCACGAAAACCTGACAAAATCCTGGGTTGATGAATTCACCAAAGAAACGGGTATTAAAGTGACGCTGCGTAACGGTGGCGACACGGAACTGGGCAACCAGCTTGTTCAGGAAGGAAAGGTTTCTCCTGCTGATGTCTTCCTCACCGAAAACTCACCAGCAATGACGCTGGTCGATAATGCCAACCTGTTCGCGCCGCTGGATGCCGATACCCTGAAGCAGGTGCCAGCGCAGTTCCGCCCGGCGCATGGCCGCTGGATCGGTATTGCCGCGCGCAGCACGGTGTTTGTTTATAACCCGACAAAAATCAGCGCGGCGCAGCTTCCGGCATCGATAATGGATTTAGCCAAACCGGAATGGAAAGGCCGTTGGGCGGCATCTCCGTCAGGCGCAGACTTCCAGGCGATTGTCAGCGCGATGCTCACGCTGAAAGGCGAAAAGGCCACGCTCGACTGGCTGAAAGCCATGAAGACTAATTTCGTGCCTTATAAAGGTAACAGCACCGTCTTAAAAGCGGTTAATGCCGGGCAGATTGATGGCGGTGTTATCTACCACTACTACTACTTTGTTGATCAGGCCAAAACCGGCGAGAACAGCAAAAACACCCAGCTTTACTACTTTAAGCATCAGGATCCGGGCGCTTTCGTCAGCATTTCCGGCGGTGGTGTTTTAGCCTCCAGTAAGCACCAGAAACAGGCGCAGGCCTTCATCAAGTGGATCACCGGTAAAACCGGGCAGGATATGCTGCGTACCAATACCGCTTTTGAATATGCCGTCGGTGCGGGCGCGGCTTCCAACGCGAAATTGGTGCCGCTGAATCAACTGGATGCGCCAAAGGTCGAGCCTTCTGCGCTGAACAGCAAAAAAGTGAGCGAGTTAATGACCGAGGCCGGTCTCCTGTAA